The following are encoded together in the Streptomyces sp. NBC_00341 genome:
- a CDS encoding endonuclease/exonuclease/phosphatase family protein, with protein MTFNLQVDWDGAPHPWSRRRGAAVDLLRRERPHLIGTQEGLHAQVRDLEAGLGPDYGWTGQGREGGARGEYMAVFHDRRRLEPLAHGHFWLSDTPKVVGSNTWGGGCPRMVTWVRFRDRVAGGELCVANTHFDHLAEDARRRSARLLAEWLSTRPSDIPRLVTGDFNAPAERSVAYDTLLSGADLVDTWGAAEERGPARGTFHDHGPPVPDGDRIDWILASRGTGVRSASINAQSEQGRCPSDHFPVQALVHLARAVPEDSAP; from the coding sequence ATGACGTTCAACCTGCAGGTCGACTGGGACGGTGCTCCGCACCCCTGGTCCCGGCGACGCGGTGCGGCCGTGGACCTGCTGCGCCGTGAGCGGCCCCACCTGATCGGCACGCAGGAGGGGCTTCACGCCCAGGTGAGGGATCTGGAGGCCGGACTGGGACCGGACTACGGCTGGACCGGCCAGGGTCGCGAGGGCGGCGCGCGCGGCGAGTACATGGCCGTGTTCCACGACCGGCGCCGGCTGGAACCCCTCGCCCACGGACACTTCTGGCTCTCCGACACCCCGAAGGTCGTCGGCTCCAACACCTGGGGCGGCGGCTGCCCCCGCATGGTCACCTGGGTCCGCTTCCGTGACCGGGTCGCCGGCGGCGAACTGTGCGTGGCCAACACCCACTTCGACCACCTCGCGGAGGACGCCCGCCGGCGCTCGGCCCGGCTGCTCGCCGAGTGGCTGTCCACCAGGCCCTCGGACATTCCCCGCCTGGTCACGGGCGACTTCAACGCACCGGCGGAACGCAGCGTCGCGTACGACACCCTGCTCTCCGGGGCGGACCTGGTCGACACCTGGGGTGCGGCCGAGGAGCGCGGGCCGGCCCGCGGCACGTTCCACGACCATGGGCCGCCCGTCCCGGACGGCGACCGGATCGACTGGATCCTCGCCTCGCGCGGCACCGGCGTCCGTTCGGCGAGCATCAACGCCCAGTCCGAACAGGGCCGTTGTCCCAGCGACCACTTCCCCGTCCAAGCGCTCGTGCACCTCGCACGGGCCGTCCCGGAGGATTCCGCCCCATGA
- a CDS encoding MFS transporter, which translates to MSNSAPRAQGPDRPAKAGASGPPNQTLALAAMMFAVSMTFIDQTIVAIAAPDIIHELGLTSSQMQWVINAYLLTLAAFFALGGRLSDIFGHRRVMLCGTLVFVIASALCGAVPSGDYAQAWLIGFRAIQGFGAALMFPAALAVVIAVFPVERRGRALALFFGVSGGLTAIGPLLGGWLTEWTWRAIFWINVPVAVVAIVLALLAHIPESSRREPLDVPGAVLMAVGMGLTVLGLQQSVSWGWDTWSTWTCIVVGLVVLAYFCRFELRRRHPLVRLQVFRDRAFSVDMLVLFFAMTAFVPVLFFASVYAQVSLSASPNQAALYLLYFFVGFALASQWGGRILDKRGARPALKIGAALGAVGFALWAAKLTTLSMHDQWPYAALAGAGIGFLLAPASTDAVNRSIGASYGEVTGITQTVRNFAASIGLAVFGTVLTHVTVNRVGETLRAEGVPSGPARTAARHIAEAVTGNADARQPTGHGRAAELTRESMQAVRLDFAEANQWVFYSMAGALVLAFICSLWHPGTRVTEDAGAARPEDPAPSPSGH; encoded by the coding sequence ATGAGTAACTCGGCGCCCCGGGCGCAGGGTCCGGACCGCCCCGCGAAGGCCGGTGCGAGCGGGCCGCCGAACCAGACGCTGGCACTGGCCGCGATGATGTTCGCCGTGTCGATGACGTTCATCGACCAGACCATCGTGGCGATCGCCGCACCCGACATCATTCACGAGCTGGGGCTCACCTCCTCGCAGATGCAGTGGGTCATCAACGCCTACCTGCTCACGCTCGCCGCGTTCTTCGCGCTCGGCGGCCGGCTCTCCGACATCTTCGGCCACCGCCGCGTCATGCTCTGCGGCACGCTCGTCTTCGTCATCGCCTCCGCGCTCTGCGGCGCCGTGCCGTCGGGGGACTACGCCCAGGCGTGGCTGATCGGGTTCCGGGCGATCCAGGGCTTCGGCGCGGCCCTGATGTTCCCGGCGGCGCTCGCCGTGGTCATCGCGGTGTTCCCGGTGGAACGGCGCGGGCGCGCGCTGGCGCTGTTCTTCGGCGTCTCGGGCGGACTCACGGCCATCGGCCCGCTGCTGGGCGGCTGGCTCACCGAATGGACCTGGCGTGCCATCTTCTGGATCAACGTCCCCGTCGCCGTGGTCGCCATCGTCCTGGCCCTGCTCGCGCACATCCCCGAGAGCTCGAGACGGGAACCGCTGGACGTGCCGGGCGCCGTGCTGATGGCGGTCGGCATGGGGCTGACCGTGCTGGGGCTCCAGCAGTCCGTGTCCTGGGGCTGGGACACCTGGTCGACCTGGACGTGCATCGTGGTCGGGCTCGTGGTCCTGGCCTACTTCTGCCGCTTCGAACTGCGCCGGCGCCACCCGCTCGTCAGACTCCAGGTCTTCCGGGACCGGGCGTTCTCCGTCGACATGCTCGTGCTCTTCTTCGCCATGACGGCCTTCGTGCCGGTGCTCTTCTTCGCCTCGGTGTACGCCCAGGTCTCCCTGAGCGCCTCGCCCAACCAGGCGGCGCTCTACCTCCTCTACTTCTTCGTGGGGTTCGCCCTCGCCTCCCAGTGGGGCGGCCGCATCCTGGACAAGCGCGGCGCCCGCCCGGCCCTGAAGATCGGTGCCGCACTCGGCGCGGTCGGCTTCGCGCTCTGGGCCGCCAAGCTGACGACGCTCTCGATGCACGACCAGTGGCCGTACGCGGCCCTCGCGGGCGCGGGCATCGGCTTCCTGCTCGCACCCGCCTCGACCGACGCCGTCAACCGGTCGATCGGCGCCTCCTACGGCGAGGTCACCGGCATCACGCAGACGGTCCGCAACTTCGCCGCCAGCATCGGTCTCGCGGTGTTCGGCACGGTGCTGACGCATGTCACGGTGAACCGTGTCGGTGAGACGCTGCGGGCCGAGGGCGTGCCGTCCGGGCCCGCCCGCACCGCCGCCCGGCACATCGCCGAAGCCGTCACCGGGAACGCCGACGCGCGACAGCCCACGGGACACGGCAGGGCCGCCGAGCTCACCCGGGAGTCGATGCAGGCGGTCCGGCTGGACTTCGCCGAGGCGAACCAGTGGGTGTTCTACTCCATGGCCGGTGCCCTCGTGCTCGCCTTCATCTGTTCGCTGTGGCACCCGGGCACCCGCGTGACGGAGGACGCCGGCGCCGCACGCCCCGAGGACCCGGCGCCGAGCCCGTCCGGGCACTAG
- the yhfZ gene encoding GntR family transcriptional regulator YhfZ — translation MNDFDDRFLTRNGLAARQLAVLLLHHEPDTRLPRVRDFAQELGCGNGTVQAALHLLEEAGAISTTARGHLGTFLVHSDRTVLWRLSGLGTLLAAMPLPYSRRYEGLATGLRSAFEEAGAPFAITFMRGAGARTAALLEGKVDLVVLSRFAADQLIAEHPVELVADLGPATYVGAHGMLVRHGVDLDTPGLRVAVDHASEDLRMLVERVFAGRDDVEWREASYMQLSDLFARNEVDATVWNLDEAQDRLGIGVDVLPLGDEVNRELALRNSTAAVIGRSEGAKALAAVRDSLDLSLVTRLQSEVLRGERVPSY, via the coding sequence GTGAACGACTTCGACGACCGCTTCCTCACCCGCAACGGCCTCGCCGCGCGGCAGCTCGCCGTCCTGCTCCTGCACCACGAGCCGGACACCCGCCTGCCCCGTGTGCGCGACTTCGCGCAGGAGCTGGGCTGCGGAAACGGAACCGTTCAGGCCGCCCTCCACCTGCTGGAGGAGGCCGGCGCGATCTCGACGACCGCCCGCGGCCATCTCGGCACCTTCCTCGTCCACTCGGACCGCACCGTCCTGTGGCGGCTGTCCGGCCTGGGAACCCTGCTCGCGGCGATGCCGCTCCCCTACTCACGGCGGTACGAGGGCCTGGCGACCGGGCTGCGCAGCGCGTTCGAGGAGGCGGGCGCGCCGTTCGCGATCACGTTCATGCGAGGCGCCGGGGCCCGGACCGCGGCGCTGCTGGAGGGCAAGGTCGACCTGGTCGTCCTGTCCCGGTTCGCCGCCGACCAGCTGATCGCCGAGCACCCGGTGGAGCTGGTGGCCGATCTCGGCCCCGCCACCTATGTCGGCGCGCACGGCATGCTGGTGCGGCACGGGGTGGACCTGGACACGCCCGGACTGCGGGTGGCGGTCGACCACGCCTCAGAGGATCTGCGGATGCTCGTGGAGCGGGTCTTCGCCGGCCGGGACGACGTCGAGTGGCGGGAGGCGTCGTACATGCAGCTGAGCGATCTGTTCGCGCGGAACGAGGTGGACGCGACCGTCTGGAACCTGGACGAGGCGCAGGACCGGCTCGGGATCGGCGTAGACGTGCTCCCTCTCGGGGACGAGGTCAACCGGGAGCTGGCACTGCGCAACTCCACCGCCGCGGTGATCGGCCGGTCCGAGGGGGCCAAGGCGCTCGCCGCGGTCCGTGACTCGCTCGATCTGTCGCTGGTGACCCGGCTGCAGAGCGAGGTGCTGCGCGGTGAGCGCGTCCCCTCCTACTGA
- a CDS encoding transcriptional antiterminator, translating to MDDQLALRIQLFREGGTVRPEVADFVTTELTALEAEGRTVTEATAGMLTSHLMMALGRILDGEAIEQFLTDDQVAAELAGHPDAVARARAVSARAERELGAALPESEVNFLGMHLAVLAQQPPAAPTS from the coding sequence ATGGACGACCAGCTCGCACTGCGGATCCAGCTCTTTCGCGAGGGCGGCACGGTCAGGCCAGAGGTGGCCGACTTCGTCACCACCGAGCTGACCGCCCTGGAGGCGGAGGGCCGCACGGTCACCGAAGCGACGGCAGGCATGCTGACCAGCCACCTGATGATGGCGCTCGGCCGGATCCTGGACGGCGAGGCGATCGAGCAGTTCCTCACCGACGACCAGGTCGCCGCCGAGCTGGCCGGACATCCCGACGCCGTCGCCCGCGCCCGTGCCGTATCGGCCCGCGCCGAACGGGAGCTCGGGGCCGCGCTCCCGGAGTCCGAGGTCAACTTCCTCGGGATGCACCTGGCCGTCCTGGCGCAGCAGCCGCCCGCCGCACCCACGTCCTGA
- a CDS encoding DUF2620 domain-containing protein, with the protein MTKILTGGVGKVEVTAAIGKLGIDSLDVVASSDMDAAMKLRAGQADYYLGTCHTGAGASLGVLVGLMGSAACHTFGRSVPTEEQVTALLAEGKKVFGFSMDQIDIIAPLMARAIAARG; encoded by the coding sequence ATGACGAAGATCCTCACCGGTGGAGTCGGCAAGGTCGAGGTCACCGCGGCCATCGGCAAGCTCGGCATCGACTCGCTCGACGTCGTCGCCTCCAGCGACATGGACGCGGCGATGAAGCTCCGGGCCGGTCAGGCCGACTACTACCTGGGCACCTGCCACACGGGCGCCGGCGCCTCGCTGGGCGTGCTCGTCGGCCTCATGGGCAGTGCCGCCTGCCACACCTTCGGGCGCAGCGTTCCGACGGAGGAGCAGGTCACCGCCCTGCTCGCCGAAGGCAAGAAGGTCTTCGGCTTCTCGATGGACCAGATCGACATCATCGCCCCCCTCATGGCGCGCGCCATCGCCGCCCGCGGCTGA
- a CDS encoding YhfT family protein: MSTTLAAGASLDFTLAQQLTVIALCALTAYISHMALAVFNDGVRPFMLDFIQGRTTRSATTAVSFGLSAGFIFGLGAPMALSTGVLNPWLVFLPTDILGMLAPKKWLAPILGAAWGAVVVFGLNGANNVAHDLPVDFLTAMQQMSTPILFLFSLFPVLAITKQFGRKWGGIAGVLELALVVMTMKLWPNMFAGALAMAVGVLMLIGLAVAKDVRQRKADRAAGVEEIVLEDDPMASLFSASAARLRRYLPLFMVLGAGVCVLAQMHIFGGGEATSFLIAKGQYSEAAQVDFYRVFGFIPLIATTALASGAYGIAGFTLVYPIGYLMPNPFLAAVVGALVFAAEVLALSWIGRVLGKLPSVRDSSEHLRSAIGDTLQLAILFGSLMAANAMGGGLGILVVGGLYLLNEAMGRPVVKMAAAPAAVIIGGILLNILYWLDLFTPVKG, translated from the coding sequence GTGAGCACCACACTCGCCGCCGGCGCCAGCCTCGACTTCACGCTGGCCCAGCAACTGACCGTGATAGCCCTCTGTGCGCTGACGGCCTACATCTCGCACATGGCCCTGGCCGTCTTCAACGACGGGGTACGCCCCTTCATGCTGGACTTCATCCAGGGGCGCACCACCCGTAGCGCGACGACGGCTGTCTCGTTCGGTCTGTCCGCCGGGTTCATCTTCGGACTGGGTGCGCCTATGGCCCTGTCCACGGGTGTGCTGAACCCGTGGCTGGTCTTCCTGCCCACGGACATCCTCGGGATGCTGGCACCGAAGAAGTGGCTCGCCCCCATCCTCGGTGCCGCCTGGGGCGCGGTGGTCGTGTTCGGCCTGAACGGCGCGAACAACGTCGCGCACGATCTGCCGGTCGACTTCCTGACCGCGATGCAGCAGATGTCGACGCCGATCCTCTTCCTGTTCTCGCTGTTCCCGGTGCTCGCCATCACCAAGCAGTTCGGCCGCAAGTGGGGCGGTATCGCGGGCGTCCTCGAACTGGCCCTCGTCGTCATGACGATGAAGCTGTGGCCGAACATGTTCGCCGGAGCGCTGGCCATGGCCGTCGGCGTGCTGATGCTCATCGGCCTCGCGGTCGCCAAGGACGTCCGGCAGCGCAAGGCCGACCGGGCGGCGGGCGTCGAGGAGATCGTCCTGGAGGACGATCCGATGGCGTCGCTGTTCAGCGCGAGCGCGGCCCGGCTGCGCAGGTACCTGCCGCTGTTCATGGTGCTCGGGGCCGGGGTCTGTGTGCTCGCCCAGATGCACATATTCGGCGGCGGTGAGGCCACCAGCTTCCTCATCGCGAAGGGGCAGTACTCGGAGGCCGCCCAGGTCGACTTCTACCGGGTGTTCGGCTTCATCCCGCTGATCGCGACCACCGCGCTCGCCTCCGGGGCGTACGGCATCGCCGGTTTCACGCTGGTGTACCCGATCGGCTACCTCATGCCGAACCCGTTCCTGGCCGCTGTGGTCGGTGCGCTCGTGTTCGCGGCCGAGGTGCTGGCCCTCTCCTGGATCGGCCGGGTCCTCGGCAAGCTGCCCAGCGTCCGGGACTCCTCCGAGCACCTGCGCAGTGCCATCGGTGACACCCTCCAGCTCGCGATCCTCTTCGGTTCGCTGATGGCCGCCAACGCCATGGGCGGCGGGCTCGGCATCCTCGTCGTCGGCGGGCTCTATCTGCTGAACGAGGCGATGGGCCGCCCCGTCGTGAAGATGGCCGCCGCGCCGGCGGCCGTGATCATCGGCGGCATCCTGCTCAACATCCTGTACTGGCTCGATCTGTTCACCCCGGTCAAGGGCTGA
- a CDS encoding phosphotriesterase, protein MNHPAPHTLRTVTGDVATASVRGPALAHEHLVLDLDQRGDGAAVLDPRRHAAAVTAELSALREEFGLSLVIELTCRGMGRDVGALAAISREARVAVVAATGWYYEPFHTPEIDTADVEQLTAVLVREIEDGIGATGVRPGVLGEIGSHGDVPTAPEAKVLRAGARAARATGLSLATHAQLGRGGLAQLELLTGEGLPAHRVSIGHQDLLDDPGVHRELAARGAYVAFDTVGKSAYQSDRTRLRLLLALVEAGHADRALLSCDISRHGYLLDEGGQGYGHLFRGFLPELRAAGADDDLIDLLTRRNPLRFLTGANVEEN, encoded by the coding sequence ATGAATCACCCCGCCCCGCACACCCTGCGCACCGTCACCGGTGATGTCGCGACCGCTTCGGTACGCGGACCGGCCCTCGCCCACGAGCATCTGGTCCTCGATCTGGACCAGCGGGGCGACGGTGCGGCCGTCCTCGACCCGCGACGCCACGCGGCGGCCGTGACCGCCGAGCTGAGCGCGCTGCGGGAGGAGTTCGGGCTCTCCCTCGTCATCGAGCTGACCTGCCGGGGCATGGGACGCGACGTCGGCGCCCTGGCGGCGATCTCCCGGGAGGCGCGGGTCGCGGTGGTCGCCGCGACCGGCTGGTACTACGAGCCGTTCCACACCCCGGAGATCGACACCGCCGACGTGGAACAGCTCACCGCGGTCCTCGTCCGCGAGATCGAGGACGGCATCGGCGCGACCGGCGTCCGGCCCGGCGTCCTCGGTGAGATCGGCAGCCACGGGGACGTTCCCACGGCTCCCGAGGCCAAGGTGCTGCGGGCCGGCGCACGGGCCGCGCGGGCCACCGGGCTCTCCCTCGCCACCCACGCGCAGCTGGGCCGGGGCGGGCTCGCCCAGCTGGAACTGCTCACCGGTGAGGGGCTGCCCGCCCACCGCGTCAGCATCGGCCACCAGGACCTGCTCGACGACCCGGGCGTCCACCGGGAGCTCGCGGCGCGCGGGGCGTACGTCGCCTTCGACACCGTGGGCAAGTCGGCCTACCAGAGCGACCGGACGCGGCTGCGGCTGCTGCTGGCCCTGGTGGAGGCCGGGCACGCCGACCGGGCGCTGCTCAGCTGCGACATCTCCCGCCACGGCTACCTGCTGGACGAGGGCGGCCAGGGCTACGGGCACCTCTTCCGCGGTTTCCTGCCCGAGCTGCGCGCGGCGGGCGCCGACGACGATCTGATCGACCTGCTGACCCGACGCAATCCGCTGCGCTTCCTGACCGGCGCGAACGTGGAGGAGAACTGA
- a CDS encoding aminotransferase class V-fold PLP-dependent enzyme, with translation MSPVPPVLPATFPLATVDLDDAVARQFRLLEATAAHFEGQQLFSSDAGVVPGLGRPRTTARVEAVLADFFGAQDAAFVQGAGTGAIRAALNAAVRAGDPLLIHRAPVYRTTEVTLRGIGVQTVEADFNDASALREALESGRFRWAYVQHTRQRLADSYDPAEVIAACRAAGVRTIVDDNYAVMRTPAAGVELGADASCFSLFKLHGPEGVGLVVGARDLVEHVRRDNYSGGGQVQGHQALDALRSLTHVPVMWSVQSRVGAEVAERLAAGEVDGVAQVRIANAQDRCLLVRLDRPVAAGLPAVAARFGAAPYPVGSNSRYEIAPLFYRMSSSALDDAPELADWTVRINPMRAGADLVIDILRRSLAALDDPKDD, from the coding sequence ATGAGCCCCGTACCTCCCGTGCTTCCCGCCACCTTCCCGCTGGCGACCGTGGATCTGGACGACGCCGTGGCCAGGCAGTTCCGGCTGCTGGAGGCCACCGCCGCCCACTTCGAGGGCCAGCAGCTGTTCTCGTCCGACGCGGGTGTCGTCCCCGGTCTCGGCCGGCCGCGCACCACCGCCCGGGTGGAGGCCGTGCTCGCGGACTTCTTCGGGGCCCAGGACGCCGCCTTCGTCCAGGGCGCGGGCACCGGTGCGATCCGGGCCGCCCTCAACGCGGCCGTCCGGGCGGGCGACCCGCTGCTCATCCACCGCGCCCCGGTCTACCGCACCACAGAGGTCACCCTGCGGGGCATCGGCGTGCAGACCGTCGAGGCCGACTTCAACGACGCCTCGGCGCTCCGCGAGGCGCTGGAGTCCGGACGCTTCCGGTGGGCGTACGTCCAGCACACCAGGCAGCGGCTCGCGGACTCCTACGATCCGGCCGAGGTCATCGCCGCCTGCCGGGCCGCGGGGGTGCGCACGATCGTCGACGACAACTACGCCGTGATGCGCACGCCCGCCGCCGGAGTGGAGCTGGGAGCCGACGCCTCCTGCTTCTCCCTCTTCAAGCTGCACGGGCCGGAGGGCGTCGGCCTCGTCGTCGGCGCGCGCGACCTGGTCGAGCACGTCCGCCGCGACAACTACTCCGGCGGCGGGCAGGTCCAGGGCCACCAGGCGCTCGACGCCCTGCGCTCCCTCACCCACGTTCCCGTCATGTGGTCCGTGCAGTCCCGGGTGGGTGCGGAGGTCGCGGAGCGGCTCGCGGCCGGCGAGGTGGACGGGGTGGCGCAGGTGCGCATCGCCAACGCCCAGGACCGCTGCCTGCTCGTCCGGCTCGACCGGCCCGTCGCGGCGGGACTGCCCGCCGTCGCCGCCCGGTTCGGAGCCGCCCCCTACCCCGTCGGCTCCAACTCCCGGTACGAGATCGCGCCGCTCTTCTACCGGATGTCCAGCTCGGCTCTCGACGACGCCCCCGAACTGGCCGACTGGACCGTACGCATCAACCCGATGCGGGCGGGCGCGGACCTCGTCATCGACATCCTGCGCCGCTCGCTCGCCGCCCTGGACGACCCGAAGGACGACTGA
- a CDS encoding alanine racemase has product MFLDTVLTRNPGLVDAAAALHRNGDIPPDTYVVDLDAVEANAALLAAEADRLGISLWFVVKQLGRNPELIRAIARHIPRSAAIDPAEARTLHAAGARPGNLGHLVQIPRRALPEMLAWRPETVTVFDLANARAVSDAARELGFVQPVLIRLEGAEGDVYPGQEGGVPLDRLDAFAKEAEALDGIRIAGVTAFPCVLCDPVTGVPAATPNFGLALKARELLAARGHRDLKLSAPSATSMASLPLLAELGATHGEPGHALTGTTPLHAVDPAQPEKPAYVYVSEVAHTLDDGRPAIFGGGFYPRAHIRSALLPRTGTRLGVQDAPAENIDYYRLLDAPDRAADARAGDTALLAFRTQIFVTRSTVAVVSGLASGTPRLNGLYDAHGRAL; this is encoded by the coding sequence GTGTTCCTCGACACCGTACTCACCCGCAATCCCGGGCTCGTGGACGCCGCGGCCGCGCTGCACCGGAACGGCGACATCCCGCCGGACACCTACGTCGTCGACCTGGACGCCGTCGAGGCGAACGCCGCGCTGCTGGCGGCCGAGGCCGACCGCCTCGGGATCAGCCTCTGGTTCGTCGTCAAGCAGCTGGGCCGCAACCCGGAGCTGATCCGGGCCATCGCCCGGCACATCCCCCGCTCGGCCGCCATCGACCCGGCGGAGGCCCGCACCCTGCACGCCGCCGGAGCCCGGCCCGGCAACCTGGGACACCTCGTCCAGATCCCCCGGCGCGCGCTGCCCGAGATGCTGGCCTGGCGCCCGGAGACCGTCACGGTCTTCGACCTGGCCAATGCCCGTGCCGTGTCCGACGCGGCCCGCGAACTGGGCTTCGTCCAGCCCGTCCTGATCAGGCTCGAAGGGGCCGAGGGCGACGTCTATCCCGGTCAGGAGGGCGGCGTACCGCTCGACCGCCTGGACGCCTTCGCCAAGGAGGCCGAAGCACTGGACGGCATCCGGATCGCCGGTGTCACCGCCTTCCCCTGCGTGCTGTGCGACCCGGTGACGGGCGTGCCCGCCGCCACCCCCAACTTCGGCCTGGCGCTCAAGGCACGCGAACTCCTGGCCGCACGCGGACACCGCGACCTCAAGCTCAGCGCCCCCAGCGCCACCTCGATGGCGTCCCTCCCGCTGCTCGCCGAACTGGGCGCGACACACGGCGAGCCGGGCCACGCCCTCACCGGCACCACCCCGCTGCACGCCGTCGATCCGGCCCAGCCGGAGAAGCCCGCGTACGTGTACGTGAGCGAGGTCGCCCACACCCTGGACGACGGCCGCCCGGCGATATTCGGCGGCGGCTTCTACCCCCGCGCGCACATCCGCAGCGCCCTCCTGCCGCGCACCGGAACCCGCCTCGGTGTGCAGGACGCGCCCGCCGAGAACATCGACTACTACCGGCTGCTCGACGCGCCCGACCGCGCGGCGGACGCCCGTGCCGGGGACACCGCGCTGCTCGCCTTCCGTACCCAGATCTTCGTCACCCGCTCGACCGTCGCCGTCGTCTCCGGGCTCGCCTCCGGCACCCCCCGGCTGAACGGGCTGTACGACGCCCATGGCCGAGCCCTGTAA
- a CDS encoding phosphopentomutase — MAKTVIVVIDGFGVGAMPDAGTLRPGDLNADTCGHVLDHCRAAFVRPLRLPVLGALGLGLVHPHPDLARRTHLPVAAGRAALGYPGADTFAGHQTMMGADFSRVTVARLADHLDEVSGALTAAGHRVERLDGKPLLVVDGAVLVHDNLEADPGINWNASGRLDDLPFDGPGGILAIARTVRAVAPVARVIAVGGHADGPLRDFVRPGDGESVGLDTPATGFYRNGGLQVQHLGAPLDHTRQLPELAARAGIPVTLVGKAADILVCGAATRHPAVATADVLSHTLDAVRAEGDALVVANVQETDLAGHQQDTARYGQLLEQVDAGLAGLVALLAAPGDRLIVTGDHGNDPTIGHAHHTREYVPVLIHRPGADGVELLPDAHSLADVGATAALSLALDPEGLAEGTPLHTGRRAA; from the coding sequence ATGGCCAAGACCGTCATCGTCGTCATCGACGGATTCGGCGTCGGCGCCATGCCCGACGCGGGCACCCTGCGCCCCGGCGACCTCAACGCCGACACCTGCGGACACGTACTCGACCACTGCCGGGCCGCTTTCGTGCGCCCGTTGCGCCTGCCGGTGCTCGGGGCGCTCGGGCTCGGCCTTGTCCACCCGCACCCGGACCTGGCGCGCCGCACCCATCTGCCCGTTGCCGCGGGCAGGGCCGCGCTCGGCTACCCGGGCGCGGACACCTTCGCGGGGCACCAGACCATGATGGGCGCCGACTTCAGCCGGGTGACGGTGGCCCGGCTCGCCGACCACCTCGACGAGGTGTCCGGCGCTCTCACGGCCGCCGGTCACCGGGTCGAACGCCTGGACGGCAAGCCGCTGCTCGTCGTCGACGGGGCGGTCCTGGTCCACGACAACCTGGAGGCCGATCCGGGGATCAACTGGAACGCGTCCGGCCGCCTCGACGACCTCCCGTTCGACGGGCCCGGTGGCATCCTCGCCATCGCCCGTACCGTGCGTGCCGTCGCCCCGGTCGCGCGGGTCATCGCGGTCGGCGGCCACGCGGACGGCCCGCTCCGCGACTTCGTCCGCCCCGGCGACGGGGAATCGGTCGGTCTTGACACCCCGGCCACCGGCTTCTACCGCAACGGCGGCCTCCAGGTGCAGCACCTGGGCGCCCCCCTCGACCACACCCGCCAGCTCCCCGAGCTGGCGGCTCGGGCCGGAATCCCGGTCACCCTGGTGGGCAAGGCCGCCGACATCCTGGTGTGCGGGGCCGCGACCCGTCATCCGGCCGTCGCCACGGCCGACGTGCTCTCGCACACCCTGGACGCGGTACGCGCGGAGGGCGACGCCCTGGTGGTCGCGAACGTCCAGGAGACGGACCTGGCGGGCCATCAGCAGGACACCGCGCGGTACGGGCAGCTGCTGGAGCAGGTGGACGCCGGGCTGGCCGGGCTCGTGGCACTGCTCGCGGCCCCCGGTGACCGGCTGATCGTCACCGGCGACCACGGCAACGACCCCACGATCGGCCATGCGCACCACACCCGGGAGTACGTCCCGGTGCTGATCCACCGGCCCGGCGCAGATGGCGTGGAACTCCTGCCCGACGCGCACAGCCTGGCGGACGTCGGCGCGACCGCCGCCCTTTCGCTGGCGCTGGACCCGGAGGGCCTCGCCGAAGGCACCCCGCTGCACACGGGCCGCCGCGCGGCCTGA
- a CDS encoding AAA family ATPase has protein sequence MRVHGNGDAAALLINGTVGVGKTTAAEAVGDLLADAGVSHAVLDLDSLRQSWPAPPGDRFNFGMLLRNVRSVAANYLDAGATRLVLAGVIEQPDERRRLAEAVGAGLTVCRLRADHAVLRERLTRRHDGEPEVLRWHLDRCGELDAVLDRSTVDDFTVDTTTGSVTDIAAAVIKRAGWL, from the coding sequence ATGCGTGTACACGGCAACGGAGATGCGGCCGCCCTTCTGATCAACGGCACCGTCGGCGTGGGCAAGACGACCGCCGCCGAGGCCGTGGGTGATCTCCTCGCCGACGCCGGGGTCTCCCACGCGGTGCTCGACCTCGACAGCCTGCGGCAATCGTGGCCCGCTCCGCCCGGTGACCGCTTCAACTTCGGCATGCTGCTGCGGAACGTGCGGAGCGTCGCCGCCAACTATCTCGACGCGGGCGCGACACGTCTCGTGCTCGCGGGTGTGATCGAGCAGCCGGACGAGCGCCGACGACTGGCCGAGGCGGTGGGTGCCGGACTCACGGTGTGCCGTCTCAGGGCCGATCACGCTGTCCTTCGTGAGCGTCTGACCCGTCGCCATGACGGTGAACCCGAAGTACTGCGATGGCATCTGGACCGGTGCGGCGAACTGGACGCCGTCCTCGACCGTTCGACGGTCGACGACTTCACCGTCGACACGACCACGGGTTCGGTCACCGACATCGCCGCAGCGGTCATCAAGCGAGCCGGCTGGCTGTGA